Proteins encoded in a region of the Bacteroidota bacterium genome:
- a CDS encoding carbonic anhydrase: protein MKIEDVFKNNQKWIAEKLAINPNYFEELSKGQAPEFLYIGCSDSRVTAEDIMGVQPGEVFVHRNIANLVNNIDLNVMSVVNYSVRHLKVNHVVVCGHYNCGGVKAAMQSVDLGILNPWLRNIRDVYRLHKNELNAIQNETQRYNRLVELNVQEQCVNLIKTAAVQQAYKERGLLVHGWVFDVNTGKLIDLKINFENVLKNIMEIYRLD from the coding sequence ATGAAAATAGAAGACGTTTTTAAAAACAATCAAAAATGGATTGCCGAAAAATTAGCAATTAATCCAAATTATTTCGAAGAACTTTCAAAAGGACAAGCACCCGAATTCCTTTATATTGGCTGCTCTGATAGTCGCGTGACCGCCGAGGATATTATGGGCGTACAACCCGGAGAAGTGTTTGTACATCGTAACATCGCGAATCTGGTAAACAATATTGACTTAAATGTTATGTCAGTCGTAAATTATTCTGTACGTCATTTAAAAGTTAATCACGTTGTTGTATGCGGGCATTATAATTGTGGTGGAGTTAAAGCCGCTATGCAGTCAGTTGACTTAGGCATTTTAAATCCATGGTTGAGAAATATCCGAGATGTTTATCGTTTACACAAGAATGAATTAAATGCGATACAAAATGAAACGCAACGTTATAACCGCTTGGTGGAATTAAATGTACAGGAACAATGTGTGAATCTTATAAAAACGGCTGCCGTTCAACAAGCATACAAAGAAAGAGGATTACTGGTGCACGGTTGGGTTTTTGATGTTAACACAGGGAAATTAATAGACCTGAAAATCAATTTTGAAAACGTATTAAAGAACATCATGGAAATTTACAGATTGGATTAA
- the infB gene encoding translation initiation factor IF-2, translating into MSEGSKQLRLTKVAKEFNLSLGKIVEFLTAKGKPVENNPNAKIGEEEYSLLLKEFSSDKSAREEAEQVSQTINKVKRETIVLDDKKAKQKEAEKQAEEVVIKEIAPAKVATKTKKVEEEKTEVVKTEVDNLEGPKVLGKVDLSSINTKTKPDKKSKKEAEKTEEEPKKGKKKVEVVEEPVIESPVSETPVVEEEKVDFLETRYEKLDGPKILGKVNLPVKDDKKKPSQADLNADKKKRKRIRKGGLSEEEIKKVGKEQADKAKERAKEKYGDPRKKGAAKPRHELTEEEIQNQIKETLARLSQKGSKSKTSKYRREKRDEVRERLAEEQELMEADKKLLRVAEFVSANQMAQMMNVPVTNIISTCMALGLFVSINQRLDAETISIVAEEFGYKVEFASAEDVESVKEEEVDKPEDLEWRPPIVTVMGHVDHGKTSLLDFIRKANVVAGEAGGITQHIGAYNVKLPTGRSITFLDTPGHEAFTAMRARGAKVTDVAIIVVAADDSIMPQTKEAINHAQAAGVPMIFAINKIDKPGANPDKIREGLSVMNILVEEWGGKYQCQEVSAKQGKNIDLLLEKVLLESEMMDLKANPKRHASGSIIEASMEEGRGYVATILVQNGTLRIGDVMLAGSYSGKVRAMFNERGVKVTEAGPSTPVKVLGLSGAPTAGDKFNVMEDEREAREIATRRLQLQREQGIRTHKHITLDEIGRRLAIGDFKELNIIVKGDVDGSIEALADSLLKLSTEKVQVNIIHKSVGAISESDVLLASASNAIIVGFQVRPSTNARKLAETEEIDIRLYSIIYDAINEVKAAMEGMLAPEFEEKITCNIEIREVFNITKVGTIAGCYVLDGKVNRNTKVRIIRDGIVVHSGALGSLKRFKDDVKEVAAGYECGLNIEGYNDIKVGDIIEGYEMVEVKAKL; encoded by the coding sequence ATGTCAGAAGGATCAAAACAACTTCGCTTAACCAAAGTTGCCAAGGAATTTAACTTATCCCTCGGGAAAATAGTTGAATTTCTTACCGCAAAAGGCAAACCGGTTGAGAATAACCCGAATGCAAAAATCGGGGAGGAAGAATATTCTTTATTATTAAAAGAATTTTCAAGCGATAAAAGTGCGCGTGAAGAAGCTGAGCAAGTTTCCCAAACTATCAATAAGGTTAAACGCGAAACTATTGTCTTGGATGATAAAAAAGCCAAACAAAAAGAAGCTGAAAAGCAAGCTGAAGAGGTTGTAATAAAAGAAATAGCACCGGCTAAAGTTGCAACCAAAACCAAAAAAGTTGAGGAAGAAAAAACTGAAGTTGTAAAAACCGAAGTTGATAATCTTGAAGGACCAAAAGTATTAGGTAAAGTTGATTTGAGTAGTATCAATACAAAAACTAAACCTGATAAAAAATCGAAAAAGGAAGCAGAGAAAACAGAAGAGGAACCTAAGAAAGGTAAAAAGAAAGTAGAAGTTGTTGAAGAACCTGTTATTGAATCTCCTGTTTCTGAAACTCCGGTTGTGGAAGAAGAAAAAGTTGATTTTCTTGAAACACGCTACGAAAAACTTGACGGTCCGAAAATTTTAGGTAAAGTTAATTTACCGGTTAAGGACGATAAGAAAAAACCTTCACAAGCTGATTTAAATGCCGATAAGAAAAAACGCAAGCGTATTCGTAAAGGTGGTTTATCAGAGGAGGAAATTAAAAAAGTAGGTAAAGAGCAAGCTGATAAAGCGAAGGAACGTGCAAAAGAAAAATATGGAGATCCTCGTAAAAAAGGCGCAGCTAAACCACGTCATGAGTTAACCGAAGAAGAAATTCAAAATCAAATTAAAGAAACCTTAGCTCGATTAAGTCAGAAAGGTTCTAAGTCTAAAACTTCTAAGTACCGTCGCGAAAAACGTGATGAAGTACGTGAACGTTTGGCTGAAGAACAAGAGTTAATGGAAGCTGACAAGAAATTGCTTCGTGTTGCCGAATTCGTATCTGCAAACCAAATGGCGCAGATGATGAATGTGCCGGTAACAAATATTATTTCAACGTGTATGGCTCTTGGATTATTCGTATCCATTAACCAACGATTGGATGCCGAAACTATTTCAATCGTTGCTGAAGAATTTGGATATAAGGTTGAATTTGCCTCTGCTGAAGATGTTGAAAGTGTTAAAGAAGAAGAAGTAGACAAACCTGAAGATTTAGAATGGCGCCCGCCTATCGTTACCGTAATGGGTCACGTTGATCACGGGAAAACATCTTTACTTGATTTTATCCGTAAAGCAAATGTAGTTGCCGGAGAAGCCGGAGGTATTACTCAGCATATCGGTGCTTATAACGTAAAATTGCCAACAGGCCGTTCAATCACATTCTTAGATACTCCCGGTCACGAAGCGTTTACCGCGATGCGTGCACGTGGTGCTAAAGTAACCGACGTTGCCATTATTGTGGTAGCTGCCGATGATAGCATCATGCCTCAAACAAAAGAGGCGATTAATCACGCTCAAGCTGCCGGTGTACCAATGATTTTTGCAATCAACAAAATTGATAAGCCCGGCGCAAATCCGGATAAGATTCGTGAAGGTTTATCGGTGATGAATATTTTAGTGGAAGAATGGGGTGGAAAATATCAGTGTCAGGAAGTTTCTGCGAAACAAGGAAAAAACATTGACCTCTTATTAGAGAAAGTATTGTTGGAATCTGAAATGATGGATTTAAAAGCAAATCCTAAACGTCACGCTTCCGGCAGTATTATTGAAGCATCGATGGAAGAAGGTCGCGGTTACGTTGCAACCATTCTTGTACAAAACGGAACCCTGCGTATTGGAGATGTTATGTTAGCCGGATCTTACAGCGGTAAAGTTCGTGCCATGTTCAACGAGCGTGGCGTGAAAGTTACGGAAGCCGGACCATCTACGCCTGTTAAAGTATTAGGATTAAGCGGTGCACCAACAGCAGGTGATAAATTCAACGTGATGGAAGATGAACGTGAAGCACGTGAAATCGCAACACGTCGTTTACAATTACAACGTGAACAAGGTATCCGTACACATAAACATATTACATTAGATGAAATTGGTCGCCGTTTAGCGATTGGTGATTTCAAAGAATTAAACATCATTGTTAAAGGTGATGTGGATGGTTCTATTGAGGCCTTGGCAGATTCATTGTTGAAATTATCAACTGAAAAAGTTCAGGTAAACATCATTCACAAATCAGTAGGTGCCATCAGTGAAAGTGATGTATTATTAGCATCTGCTTCAAATGCTATCATCGTAGGCTTCCAGGTTCGTCCTTCTACGAATGCTCGTAAATTAGCTGAGACAGAAGAAATCGATATCCGATTGTATTCTATCATCTACGACGCTATTAACGAAGTAAAAGCGGCCATGGAAGGAATGTTGGCGCCTGAGTTTGAAGAAAAAATCACTTGTAATATCGAAATCCGTGAAGTGTTTAATATTACCAAAGTTGGAACTATTGCGGGTTGTTATGTGTTAGATGGTAAAGTAAACCGTAACACTAAAGTTCGTATTATACGTGATGGTATTGTAGTTCACTCCGGAGCACTTGGTTCATTGAAACGCTTTAAAGATGATGTGAAAGAAGTGGCCGCAGGCTATGAGTGCGGATTAAACATCGAAGGATATAACGACATAAAAGTTGGCGATATCATTGAAGGATACGAAATGGTAGAAGTAAAAGCCAAACTTTAA
- a CDS encoding multidrug transporter produces the protein MHSGKNYSLKEVLFWTRRDIYFLLSISAIPTLLYIFLDWKWLSIPWLPIALLGTAVAFAVGFRNNASYDRMWEARKAWGAIVNGSRSWGIMVKDYVSNKHAAVKLSDADLKIVQMQLINRHIAWLTALRFQLREARAWEAIYKKHNQEYKNKWFSVKEHNTKLEEELKNYLSQEEFNHVMSKTNKAAQIIALQSQQLKNLLEQGYIEDFRHMELEKMLIEFLNQQGVSERIKNFPYPRQYATLNLYFIRIFSILVPLGMMKEFDKLGEHLIWLSIPFSALSTWIFTTMEKIGESTESPFEGSANDVPITAISRTIEIDLLEMFNQSNIPAPIKSENNILI, from the coding sequence ATGCATTCAGGTAAAAACTATTCGCTTAAAGAAGTTCTTTTCTGGACAAGAAGAGACATCTATTTCCTCTTGTCAATATCTGCTATCCCAACCCTCTTATATATATTTTTAGATTGGAAATGGCTTTCCATTCCTTGGCTGCCAATCGCATTACTAGGTACTGCTGTTGCCTTTGCGGTTGGTTTTCGGAACAACGCATCGTATGATCGTATGTGGGAAGCACGTAAAGCCTGGGGCGCCATTGTTAACGGAAGCAGAAGCTGGGGCATTATGGTGAAAGATTATGTAAGTAATAAACATGCGGCAGTGAAATTAAGCGATGCTGATTTAAAAATTGTGCAAATGCAACTTATCAATCGTCACATTGCCTGGCTAACCGCACTTCGTTTCCAATTAAGAGAAGCCAGAGCCTGGGAGGCTATTTATAAAAAACACAATCAGGAATATAAAAACAAATGGTTCAGTGTAAAGGAACATAACACTAAGTTAGAAGAAGAATTAAAAAACTATTTGTCACAGGAAGAGTTTAATCATGTGATGTCGAAAACAAATAAGGCGGCGCAAATTATCGCCTTGCAATCACAACAACTTAAAAATTTATTAGAGCAAGGTTATATCGAAGATTTCAGACACATGGAACTGGAAAAAATGTTAATTGAATTTTTAAATCAACAAGGTGTTTCAGAAAGAATTAAAAATTTTCCGTATCCAAGACAATATGCTACTCTCAATTTATATTTCATTCGCATTTTTTCCATTCTTGTTCCGCTTGGTATGATGAAGGAGTTTGACAAATTAGGAGAACATTTAATTTGGCTCTCGATTCCTTTCAGCGCTCTATCTACTTGGATTTTCACTACCATGGAAAAAATCGGTGAGTCTACTGAAAGTCCTTTTGAAGGAAGCGCCAATGATGTTCCAATTACTGCGATCAGCCGAACCATTGAAATTGACTTGCTTGAAATGTTTAATCAAAGTAATATCCCTGCTCCTATCAAATCTGAAAACAATATCTTAATATAA
- a CDS encoding helix-turn-helix transcriptional regulator, with amino-acid sequence MPDFHFNNKLYYNPVEFAMDRIGGTWKMPILWRLKEKTLRYKELKSSLPRISDKMLSSQLRELEVDGFISRKIFAEVPPRVEYSLTKRGLKSIKVIDHIRNYGVSLMKEFGISDEKLKKQKKQL; translated from the coding sequence ATGCCTGATTTTCATTTTAACAATAAGTTGTATTATAACCCGGTGGAGTTTGCTATGGATAGAATTGGTGGCACCTGGAAAATGCCTATTTTATGGCGACTCAAAGAAAAAACCTTACGATATAAGGAATTAAAAAGCAGTTTACCGCGTATATCGGATAAAATGCTCAGTTCACAATTAAGGGAGTTAGAGGTTGATGGTTTTATTAGTAGAAAAATCTTCGCTGAAGTTCCGCCACGCGTTGAATACAGTTTAACAAAGCGCGGATTGAAGTCGATAAAAGTAATTGACCACATACGGAATTATGGAGTTTCGTTAATGAAAGAATTTGGTATAAGCGATGAGAAACTCAAAAAGCAGAAGAAACAGCTTTAA
- a CDS encoding response regulator transcription factor, giving the protein MKTNGTKRIIIVEDDAIIRNAFVTLIQQNGDYTVANAYDNAEAAIKNLNNDTPDICLMDIELPGMNGIEAIPKIKAIMPNTQVVVVTVYENDELVFKALCEGASGYLTKNMPPQKLIESLKELENGGAPMSTNIARLVVSSFHKNRQSPLTARELEVLELLASGKSYSTIADQLFVDKETIKSHIKNIYLKLEVHSKAEAIEKARKSKYI; this is encoded by the coding sequence ATGAAAACTAACGGAACAAAACGAATTATAATTGTGGAAGATGATGCCATCATCCGCAATGCATTTGTAACTCTTATCCAACAAAATGGTGACTACACCGTAGCTAATGCCTATGATAATGCAGAAGCTGCCATTAAAAACCTTAACAATGATACACCTGACATTTGTTTAATGGACATCGAATTGCCCGGTATGAATGGCATTGAAGCCATCCCTAAGATAAAAGCAATTATGCCAAACACACAAGTAGTTGTTGTGACTGTATATGAAAACGATGAATTGGTTTTTAAAGCGCTTTGCGAAGGCGCAAGTGGTTATCTTACTAAAAACATGCCTCCGCAAAAATTAATCGAATCACTAAAAGAATTAGAAAATGGCGGCGCGCCTATGAGTACTAACATTGCGCGTTTAGTTGTTTCCTCCTTTCATAAAAACCGTCAGAGTCCGTTAACAGCGCGTGAGCTGGAAGTACTTGAATTACTCGCTTCGGGGAAAAGTTATTCTACCATTGCCGACCAACTTTTTGTTGATAAGGAAACCATTAAATCACACATTAAAAATATTTACTTAAAGCTTGAAGTACACTCCAAAGCCGAAGCTATTGAGAAAGCCCGTAAAAGTAAATACATCTGA
- a CDS encoding NAD(P)-binding domain-containing protein: MKIAIIGTGNVGGALATKWAKCGHEITLGVRDTTNFKGKELLNNPNTTVDTITQAVKKSEIILIATPAITAVEVAQSLGNTEGKVIIDTMNIVMGKGPSGFSNTTDAILVNTQTKDVVKCFNTTGFNNMVNPVYNNTAIDVFVAGDSLKGKDIATQLAKDAGFGECYSVGGNDRFELMEKFAFFWINLAMFKGQGRDIAFKLLKR, encoded by the coding sequence ATGAAAATTGCAATTATAGGAACAGGAAACGTAGGTGGCGCCTTAGCTACCAAGTGGGCGAAGTGCGGTCATGAAATTACATTAGGCGTACGCGATACAACTAATTTCAAGGGAAAAGAATTGCTAAACAACCCAAACACAACAGTTGATACCATTACTCAAGCCGTAAAAAAATCTGAAATTATTTTAATAGCAACACCAGCAATTACCGCAGTAGAAGTTGCGCAATCATTAGGAAATACAGAAGGCAAAGTTATTATTGACACCATGAATATTGTGATGGGAAAAGGTCCTTCCGGATTCAGTAACACCACCGATGCAATTCTTGTCAATACCCAAACTAAGGATGTTGTTAAATGTTTTAATACGACCGGATTTAATAATATGGTAAACCCGGTATATAACAACACGGCAATTGATGTATTTGTTGCTGGAGACAGCTTAAAAGGAAAGGATATCGCCACACAGCTGGCAAAAGACGCAGGATTTGGCGAATGCTATTCTGTAGGCGGGAATGACCGATTTGAACTCATGGAGAAATTCGCTTTCTTTTGGATTAACCTGGCCATGTTTAAAGGACAAGGCAGAGACATTGCATTTAAGCTTTTGAAGCGATAA